The Oncorhynchus mykiss isolate Arlee chromosome 5, USDA_OmykA_1.1, whole genome shotgun sequence DNA window CTTAAAGGAAACTCTCGGGCCAAAGAGTTTTATCCGAAAGACCGGAGGTAACCTAACTAATGTGATGGCTACAGTACGGTTTAGGAATGACCCGCCCCATCTCTTCTTTTGGCAGCAGTAATCTGACTCTACTTTGCTGCTTTAACTGGACCCAACAGCTACTTTACAAAGCCAGACACTCACCTAACCATGTCCTGTGAATTGGGGCAGTATAATGTACCACAGACACGGTTTCCTATTGCATATGAAACGTCATGACGATCCAATTAAATCGCACAATAGTATTTCACTCCTCTGATGATCATTTTTTATGATGAGGTGAACAACATTCCAAAATGTCTATCCAAGCCAAGGTGCCCATGTGGTCAACTAATATGTTGGAAACTCTCTCAATAGCAATGCCCATGTGGTTTAGCATATGTTGGAAATTACACTCAGTTTCTAGAGCCATATAAATGGCTGTTTTTTGCTGTCTCATATCACTGCTCTGTGTATACCTGTATGAATTCACACACTTGTATGTGTGTCCAGCACCGACTAGTTCCGGTTGAAATGGTTTGCTTCCTTTTTTTCGGCGAAGCAGTGACTTTTTCTTAAGCCCAGATCCATGTAAACGAAAGAATTGGAAGAAAGCCGTCTCAATATATTATACTCTGAAAGGATCGTCACCTGTGCCATGATGACATACCTGTCCGCCATTTTAAGAGCAGGATGCTACTACAGAGGGATCCGGGTCACGTCCCATTTGTCTTAACCCACTTCCTTTCCTCACCTCCATTCCTTCGTGAACACGGATCTGAAAAACCTTGACGGTTGATTGAATGTAATATGATGCTGTCCAGGCGTTTCGCCTATTAGTGGTTACAATGGAAAGGTAAAGACATAAGGAAGCCAGTTAAGAGTCATTTAGGACACGGCCATGTTTTTCGATGTGTTACGTGACGAATTTCAAGGCGCTTTAGCCAGTGTCATATTAAGTTTAACGAGGTCCCGGCCTCTGTATGTTATGTGCACTAACATTAATATCGTAAACACTAttttaaatgttcattttgttattCAGAGAACAAATCTACTTTCTTTTGTTATAATTCCTATTTGTTTCTGTTGTTGAGAAGACAGTGGGCAAATTATAATCCAACTACAACGATGCAAAAAAAATAACTTCAGATTCACAATATTGTACAGTAAACTATACATCAACCGTTGTTCTGCTTTAGTTTCCAACATGTTGGAGTTGTCCCTCCATTTTCCTCGTCATGCCCACGTGAATCAGTGACATGCTCGAACTCTAATGGTATTTTCTGTACTGTAATCGTCTGACGTACATCAATAAAATTCCGTTCTCTGTCCACCAATTTTGATTATTCTTTCATTGTTTCGTTTCATGGTTTTTCTTTTATCTCCAgttcaaacaaaataacaaagcggAGACCCTGCCACTGTTTTGCTAAACAGCTGAGGTAGTTTTAATCATATTTTgaggaaatagttttttttttattattacattGTTCACAAAGAATGGagtaaaatgtgcatattttgGGCTTTGATTGGGTACGACCGTTGAACTAAGTGtctacaccgagtgtacaaaacattaggaacacctgctctttccatgacatagctgtcacctggtcagtctatggtcccttattgatgttacctgttaaatccacttcaatcagtgtagatgaatgggaggagacgggttaagccttgagacagttgagacatggattgtgtatgtgtgccattcgaaGGGTGAATGGGCCATATAGAAgatgcctttgaatggggtatggtagtacagtaggatttgtgtcaagaactgcaacgctgctgggttattcatgctcaacagtttcccgtctgTATGAAGAATgggctgcaactcaatattaggaaggtattcttaatgttttgtacactcaaacATGAATGATATACACTAAGTCCAATTATCTATGAGCCAACGGCCTctttaatcaaatcaaacgtGTGGAGGAGATTCTCATATCAGCAGCTTGTTATAAAACCTCCCAAGGCAATATTGGACTTGAAAATCAACGTTTTATTCCTTTTATATCAGCACACAGCAACTACCATCTTTAAAATATATTTCTGTAGAATACAATAATCAAATCCAATTCATTTAGATTATTTTGATATGATGAAACATACAAAAGGTGTACACCTCCACTACACTCCCCCTCTGACTGATGTTAAATCATCTCATGTTTTCTTAAATATGTCATCTTCCCCAAAAATATTAAAAAGGTAGGGTACATTTATTTTTAGAAATGAAAAATGGGAAACTGAGAAactacaaaacaaacacaactgTTAACTACATCCCCACCAATCCCCAAATAAAGCATTTGTAAGCAATAATAATTATCAGTAAAATATACATACTTTATACATTTCATAGGTGTAAATGTATGGTTTATACATGTGTTATCATGTCAGCAACATAATCCAATTTGGCAATGAAAGCGAGTGAGAATACATGTTAGCAGGTGAAGGTTGGCCCTTAAATTAGAAATTGACTATTTTAATGACACACTTCCATTTGCTCAGTTATTTGAGTTCCATCGAGAAAACATTCACCTCGCAGGTTTTTACCTGGCACTGACAATATCATTCTAATGTTGCAGAAAGAGACTGCTTCGCCTGATACAGTACCTCAACTCATCTAATCATTTCTTTACAGATGTTGCTTCTACTGGGTTGGAAGCCCCTGTACAAAaaaggaggtagagagactggTAGCTCCAGTGAGGTTGTTGAGATGATTACCATGTATGTTCCTTCATCAGATAACTACCACAGAATGAGGTTTTACAACCCTTTTTGGGTAAACAACTGAATGAGAAAATTGGTTTCAGCCTCAAATTAAGCTCCACTGTTCAGCCATATATATATTTCCAAAGGAATAAAAGTGCAATTTGACTTAGATAGTAAACGACTAGCAGAGTGAATGTTTTTTTGCGATCTATATAGATTAATCTGATAATATACAGTGCAAACATTGGATCATTACAATTAATTCAAAATACACCGTAAATATATTCAGAAGCTCACAAATACAATATCTTTACTACCTGAATGCTATGCAAGAAGGAGAGggttatgtacagtatatatatatatatatatatatccacgtATTTGCATATGAAGTCAGTAGATTCCAACATTGAATAGTAGAAAGGTGTAGAGTATACAAAGTATGAAATCAAGTTGTCTTTTCAAGTGGCATTCCCCGTTCAGAGAGGCCTTAAAGTAGAGGCCTTAAAGTAGAGAAGTTTACAGCAAGTCGGCAACAGTTGAAACCAAAGTCAAAAGCTCATTTGCACATCCAAGTCTCCAAACTCGTTGCGCACAGcaagggaaaaaaataaatatcaaGTTATGTATAGCACTAGTCTTTTGTCCCGGATCAAAACGGATATGAGGCGAGATCTGAACAAAGACATCCGTTCCGCCATCCTTCCTCCTCCGTGTTGTCATCTACCATCTCACACTACAGCAACAACGGCCATCAGCCATCTTAGAACAACGGTCGGAGCTCCTAGGTGAGTGTCGCCACCCTCTTTCTCTTTGGTACCTGCCACTCACTAACACTGGGTCGTTTTACTGCCAGACTCCACCCCCATGGTGAATCCATTGCCAAGGCTCTTGGGGCTTGGGGGACTGGTCTGGACTGAGGAGGAGGTCTCCCGCTTGGTGGAGGCGGAATCCATCGAGGAGCAGCTCTTCTTGGGCACCCTGGGCCGTACCACCGCCGTCTTGGGAATGACcgacatctgtctctgtccatcaatTCCCCTTAGTGGGGGCCTGGTGGGCAGACAGGTGGGGGAGGAAGCCCCAGACAGTAGAGGAGGGATGGGCCTGGGATTGCGTGGCGGCAGGGGCGGAGGGCACTGGTCCTCCTCATCCTGGGTCAGGGTGGTGTCTGTGCCCTGGTTGGCCTGACCCTCCTGGGGGTCCTGATCCGGGGGAGGGTCCTGCTGCATGCTGCCCTGCCTGGAGGTGGTCTTGTCGGATCCGGGAATATCGCAGCTGTCCGTGCGCCGCCGGGAGCCCTCGTGCATGCGGCTGGTGGCCACCACGGCCTTCATGATAGCCTGCAATCAGAGAAACATGGCACACCACTGTCAGTCACCAAGCCTGCCACGAGCCATCTTATTGCAATGTAATATTGGCAATAGAGAAGACAATTTCTTGAGGCATAGATCCCAATCAAGACGGTGGTAGAGCCACAAGCTTACATTTCCAGAGACAATCAGAGCAACATCCAACCATTCAAACTGCAATGTTTGTTGTTGCCCATTGTCGTCTGACATGGTCAATTACTTTTTAATTTTTCCCTTCAAATTAATGGAACAGCTGGAGCGGGATCTACATTAGCTTTTAAGCTAATTGATGCGTTGTAATTTTTTTAGCATAGGTTTGTCAATGATGATTCTAGCAGTGCTTTCCcttccatttaaaaaaagaatGCACGTTTACTTGATTCTACATTGCCCTATTTGGGACCCAAAATGAATCCCATTGCTCACCTTGAGTTTGCGCCGGGCGTTGAACTCCTGTAGCTTCCTTTGAGTGGTGTCCATGTGGGAGAAGCGGGCAGCCTTGCCCAGTACCCAGGGGTGCTCCAGGGCCTCCTTCACCGTCAGCCTCTTGTGATGGTCCTGCACTATCAGCTTACTGACCTAAGGGGGACAGACAATGGGACAGGTTGTTATTAAACATAATTCAAAACCAAAAAATGAATATGCATAACCATGCTAATATAGAGTATAACCAGATTTGCTTGAATCTGGCCCTGAgcgagttttttttttttttttacagagaaaCAGGGGAGATTATTTTTAATTGGGagtttatgattttttttattcatCGAAGTGAAATAGTTGTGAAATATTAAACAGAATATAGTGTAGGGGTCGGCAAACACAGGACCTGCGGGACGTTTTTTTTGGTGAgaaattatttaaataaaatattttttgaggCTTAGTTGTTGTCAATTTgcactgtacaaaatattagAATTATGTTTCGGCCCCCAACCATCCGCTCTGACCAAAATTGTCcctcggctgaatctagttgcctacccctgagAATGGGTGTAACGCAACATATGCTCAGCAGTAATGCATTTTCTGCCATATGGGGTTTTCTTCTGGCCCTGATGAAGCCCGAGACAAATTGCATTCTCCTAAAATAAAGGGTAACATATATTTTCCTAAATTTAACAAACCAATATATTGTATTTGTCAAACCAGTTGTGTAAAACATGTATTAAGGGCCTGCAATCAAATAAAAAGAACAGACGTTGTAcatttacagtatttacataaTTCAATCATTAACaaagaaaaaaagaaataatAAAAGCCTCTGGAGTGCAACGCTTCGCATCGAAACTCACCAAGTCCTTAGCGTTGAGGGAGACCTCATCCCACCAGGGGGAGACAAACTCATAGTCGCAGTTGAGGATCCGGCTGTACATATACTGGTCTCCCCTCGGATCGAAGAAGGGTTCAAACCCACACAGCCTGAGGGGAAAGGCAACATTTCCCTCTGATTATTTGTTTTGCCACTTTCACTACTTGTTTTAAAGACATATACGTTTTAAAGACATAAGACCCCGCTCTAATAGACTTGCAACGGTGTACTACATCAGAAATCCATATGACACGAGGAAAGGGCGAGATTAGCTGCGATACTGTAATGAGAGGACTTCAAATTGCCAGCTACCCACTCTGAGTACATGCAGATCTTGGGAcagatttttaaatgtttttttaactcACAAGATGTACAGGATGACTCCCACTGACCACATGTCCACTTCAGGACCATAGGCATTGCCTCGGAGGATCTCTGGAGCtgcaggggagagagtgagggatggagggccAGCTGTCAGCTCCCACACAGGACACTTCTTTTTGACTCATATCAGTCTCTCAAACACTATGTACTATCAATGTTATTTCTGTTGATGCTGTACTCTATAATCTCCATTAAAGCAtgcactacagtatatctgtAAATACAACttaaacacactatatatatatatatatatatatatatatatatatatatatatatatatatttgtttgttttattttgtggTTGAGGATGATTTATTTGACTGATAGCGATCCCACAATGTATGTAATATATCTCCAGTGCTTTCAGgaaatattcataccccttgaattCCACATTTTGTCCTGTTACAACCTGCATTCAAAATGGAGTAAATAATTGTTCTTTCTCACACACCTATCTGCAcacaagtgaaaacatgtttttagactttttgcaaatgtattggaaATGAAATacggaaatatctcatttacgtaagtattcacccctaagtcaatactttgtataaGGACCTtaggcagtgattacagtctttctggttaagtctctaagagctttgcacacctgggtgTTTTTTTACCCATCAACCAATAGGTGCTTTTCAGAGTTtagcattaaggcctgcagttTGAGCAAGgctttagagacttacccagaaagactcacagctgtaatcgctgccagaggtgattctaacatgtattcactcagggggttgaatacttatttaataaacaaaaaattacaattaaatcaacTTTAATCTTTAactttaacaaaatgtggaaaaagccaaggggtgtgaatactttaagGCACTGAATataatattgtaatgaaacaggcagggagtgtAGCGCGAACCTTCTGGTCCGAAGCCCTGTGCCATCGACTTGTGCCACGAAGGTATGCCTAAATTTGCCTAAATAACTACCTGTAGccatgaaaggctggtcatggctcatatcaacaccataataCCAGAATCCCTGgtcccactccaattcacataccgccccaacatatccacagatgacgGAATCTCTATTTCACTCAACACTACCCTagcccacctggacaaaaggaacacctacatgagaatgctgttcattgactacaactcagcgttcaacaccatagtggcctccaagctcatcactaagctaaggaccctgggactaaacaccttctgcaactggatcctatacttcctgacgggcagcccccaggtggtgaggataaatccgccacgctgaccctcaacacggggcccgtaaggggtgtgtgcttagtcccctcttgtactccctgttcacccacgactgcgtggccacgcacaacttaaaccccatcattaagtttgccaacgacacgacgatggtaggcctgatcaccaacaaccaTGAAGGAGAAGGTCCGAGACCTGGCAGtatggtgcaaggacaacaacctctccttcaacatgagtaaaacaacggagctgatcgtggactacagtaAAAGGAGGGCTGTGCATGCCCCCATTCACGTGGGTTGtggtggagcgggttgagagcttcaagatccttggtgtccacatcactaaggaccaatcatggtccaaacacaccaacacagttgtggaGAGGGCCCGACAATGccaattccccctcaggaggctgaaaagacttggcatgggacCTCAGATCTTCAGATTTGGCATGGGACCTATGCACCATCGAAAGCATGGAACTGGTTGCATCATAGctcggtatggcaactgctcggcatccgactgcaaggcgctacagagaggTAGTGGGtacggaccagtacatcactggggccgagcttcctgtcatccaggacctctataccaggctgtgtcagaggaaggccctataaattgtcagagactccatccacccaagtcatagactgttttctctgctactgcacggcaagcggtacaggagtgccaagtcacgggccaaaaggctccttaacagcttctacccccaagccattagactgctgaacagttaatcaaatgtctaccaggactatttacattgccccccttATTTTATTCTTTTTTTGCACTGACTGTCTTGTACAGGCTCGatgtacactcactggactctaactACACACTTAcaaatactacagacacacacatggtcacagacaaaacacacacatgcatattgatgccacccatactcacacacacac harbors:
- the LOC110524086 gene encoding calcium/calmodulin-dependent protein kinase type IV; this encodes MPTSRSGATPVEYWVDGSRRDVSMDEFYTMGPELGRGATSVVFRTEEKKTQKPYAAKVLKKTIDKKIVRTEIGVLLRLSHPNIIRLKEIFETETDIALILELVTGGELFDRIVERGYYSERDAAHVIKQILEAVAYLHENGVVHRDLKPENLLYADLSLDARLKIADFGLSKIIDEQVTMKTVCGTPGYCAPEILRGNAYGPEVDMWSVGVILYILLCGFEPFFDPRGDQYMYSRILNCDYEFVSPWWDEVSLNAKDLVSKLIVQDHHKRLTVKEALEHPWVLGKAARFSHMDTTQRKLQEFNARRKLKAIMKAVVATSRMHEGSRRRTDSCDIPGSDKTTSRQGSMQQDPPPDQDPQEGQANQGTDTTLTQDEEDQCPPPLPPRNPRPIPPLLSGASSPTCLPTRPPLRGIDGQRQMSVIPKTAVVRPRVPKKSCSSMDSASTKRETSSSVQTSPPSPKSLGNGFTMGVESGSKTTQC